From a region of the Panthera uncia isolate 11264 chromosome B1, Puncia_PCG_1.0, whole genome shotgun sequence genome:
- the LOC125923878 gene encoding 60S ribosomal protein L31-like, with translation MAPPEKGSKKKGHSAIIKVVTREYTISIHKCIHGAGFKKRASQAFKEIWKFVMKEMGTPDVCFDTRLNKAVWAKGIRNVPYCNHVWLSRKRNKDEDSPNRL, from the coding sequence ATGGCTCCCCCAGAGAAGGGTAGCAAGAAGAAGGGCCATTCTGCCATCATCAAGGTAGTGACCAGAGAATACACTATCAGCATTCACAAGTGCATCCATGGAGCAGGGTTCAAGAAGCGTGCCTCTCAAGCATTCAAAGAGATCTGGAAATTTGTCATGAAAGAGATGGGAACTCCAGATGTGTGCTTTGACACCAGGCTCAACAAAGCTGTCTGGGCCAAAGGAATAAGGAATGTGCCATACTGTAACCATGTGTGGTTGTCCAGAAAACGTAATAAGGATGAAGATTCACCAAATAGGCTCTAG